A segment of the Bernardetia sp. genome:
ACTCTTATAAATTTTACTATTTCAGTCGCAGCAGGAGACAAGACATTGGAAGAAGTACAACACTGGTTTGAAGAAAATATAGAGAAAGTATGACGAGAATAGTTTTTGTATTGTTTTTATTGGTAATTCCTTTTCTAAGCGCAAAGGCACAAGAAAATTCTATCAACTCGGCTGACAGTTTGCAGATACAAGAATATCTAAAAGTTTTGAATAGCAAAGAGTTTGAACAAAAATATTATGGCATTCATATTTATGAGCAGTATGATGAAAGCAACATTGTTTATGCTCCAGATTCTTCTTTCAAGGTTTTTACTTTCAATGGCGAATTTGTATCTACTTCTATAACGAAGGTTTCAAAGTCTTATTTGCATTTTTTAGATAATCAGAAAAAAACGACAAAAGCTGTAGAAGCAAACTTTAAGAATATTATTGCTATTCATCAACTCTCTTATTCAAATTATCTTGTTTTAGAAGCAGAAACCATCGGAAATCCTTTCGATAGTGATTGTCTGACTACGCTTACTGCCATTTGGATAGAAATTGATAAAGAAAAAAATATTTTTCAGCGAAAAATAATAGACCAAAAAAAAGAAGAAAAGGATAAAAAACTAATGTTTTCTAGTTACGAATGTGGAAAAATAGAATCAGATAAAACTTCCAAAGTTTATTTTAAAAAAGAGACCAAACAACTTGTTTTTAGATGTGTTACAAAATCTGCTAATGAACCTTACAAGTACATTTTTTATGATTGGAATGGAAAATTATTTGTCTTTGTAAAAGAAGAAACAATGTTTTTTCCTGTAGATTAGCCATACATTTTTTTTATATCAAATAATAAAGACGTGTCAGAAAAACAACTGTTTAACTCTACTCAAAAACCTATCGGAATTGTCTTGTCTGGTGGTGGTGGGCGTGCTTTGGTTCATCTAGGAATTTGGAAAGCACTAGAAGAAAAAGGCATTCAACCCAAAAAAATAAGTGGTGTCAGTATGGGAGGAATTATGGGAGCAATGTGGGCTGCTGGTTATTCTGCTGACGAAACACTTGCTATTTTTCAGACAGAAAGTTGGAAAAAATGGTTGCGACCTACGTGGAGTGAAAACGGAATGATTTCTATTCAAAAGCTGCGAATGCTTTTTTCAACTTACCTACCCAAAACCTTTGAAGAACTTCATTTTCCTTTGACTACATCTGCTTTTTGCCTACAAACTGCTACTATTGAACGTTTTGAAAGTGGCGATTTAATTTCTGCTCTGCTCGCTTCTATGGCTGTTCCTGCTATTTTTTCGCCTATTCGAATTGGAAAATACGACTTTGTAGATAGTGGACTTTTAGAAAATTTGCCTACACAACCATTTTTTAAAGCTCACCAACAAGAGTCAGAGCATTTCGTTGTTGGTATTCATACCAATCCACTTGCTGATAATTTTATTCCTACTTCTACTCGCTCTGTGATTGAACGATATTTTCAAGCTGTGGGAGCATATTTTGTAAGAAAAGATGAGCCAACATGTGATGTATATTTAGAACCTAATGAAATTGCTAAGGTTAAGTTCTCAAACACAAATATCGAACTAGCTTTCCAAATAGGTTATGATTATGCAAAAGGTTTTTTAAATAATTTTGATATTCAAAGTTGAGTAATTAATATATCATGAGAATCAGAGAAATTACACTATTTACCAATCAGCTTACGGAGCAACTTCATTTTTATAAAAATGTATTAGGTTTTCAAATTACAGAAGAAGATAGCAAGCAGTTTACCTTTCAAGCAGGGTTTTCAACGATAACTTTCCGAAAAAGTGAGCAGAAACATATCTATCACTACTGTTTTTTGATTCCTTCTAACCAACTAGAATTTGCTATAAAGTGGCTAGATTCTAGGTTGAATATTATAAAAATTGAGGGCGATAGAATAATTCAAAATTTTGAAAGTTGGAATGCTGATTCTGTGTATTTTTACGATGGTGTTGGAAATATCGCTGAATTTATTGTTCGTTATGATTTAGAAAACCAAACAGTAAATAAAGAATTTGATGTTTCTACTATTTTGTGTCTGAATGAAATAGGAACTCCAACACAAGATATTGCAATTACGAATACATTTTTGGAAACTGAAATAGGTTCAAAGTTTTGGAAAGGTGATTTTGAACGTTTTGGGACAAACGGAACACAAGAAGGTTTATTCCTCTTAGTAAACAATGAAATCAAGAAAGAATGGTTTCCAACACAGTTAAGCACCGAATCATCTCCTTTTTATGGTAGTTTTGAAGTAGAAAAAAGTCTTTTTAAATTACAATTCAGAGATGGAAAACTAAGTAAGGTTGGCAAGTAAGCTGAGAGAATAAAATATCATATAGAAAAAATAAAACAAAATCTGCTTTGTTATTATTATTAGTCAGTATAGTTTTTTCAAATAGAAAATATTTTTTGCTATGACTGATAATTCAAATTCTTCTAAAGGTTCTAATTCTTTAAAACTTACCGTCTCATCACATCACTTTTTAAAAGTACTTCTAAGTGTTATTCTGATAACAATAGTTTTGTATTTTGCATCTTCTGTTTTGTTGCCTCTTTTCCTAGCTATCATTTTGGCTACAGTTTTAGACAAGCCTAATGAGTTTTTTATGAAAAAGTGGAAGTTTCCCAAATGGCTGGCTATTCTTTGTTCTATGCTTTTGTTGCTTTCTATCTGTTTGTCTATTGGTGGGCTTGTAGTAGAAAGAGTAGAAAATATTTCAGAAGACTGGGATAAAATTCAGCAAAAATCTACGGAAAAAATAGAAAAGATAGAAAACTGGTCAAAGCAAAATTTGGGTTTCAATCCTGTTAGAATGGCTTCAAATTCAGAATCGTTGAAAGAGCAAATAAAGAGCTATCTAAAAAAAATGGCAGTTTCTTTAGCTACATTATCTTCACAATCTTTTATCATTCTTATTTATATCGTTTTGATGCTGGCACAGAAGAAAATGCTACACAATTTTTTCTATAAAATTGCTGAAAAAGATACTGGTGTTATGAGGAAAATTATAAAAGAATCTGGAAAAACAGTAAGTCATTATCTACTAGGAAAAGGAAAGGTTATGATTTTACTTTTTATAATGTATTATCTTGGTTTTTTGATTGGAAGCGTACCGTATGCTCTTTTTCTAGCTTTGTTTGCAGCCTTTTTTTCTATTATTCCTTATGTGGGAAATCTTGTTGGAGGTGGAGCTGCTATTATCTTGGCTTCACTTTATTCAGGTTTTACAGCAGGAATTATTGTGTTTTCCGTTGTGGCAATAGCTCAAGTCTTTGAAAGTTACGTTCTAACTCCTTGGATTATTGGAGATGAAATAGAACTCAACCCTTTTATGACTATTTTTAGTGTAGTTGTTTTTTCAGCCCTTTGGGGAATTGTAGGAGCTATTATTGCATTGCCTGTGGCTGGTGTTTTGAGAGTTATCTTTTCGCATACAAATGGCTTAGAACCTTATGGTTATTTGATGGAAAAACATAAGGAAAAAGAAATTGAGAGTTATTAACTGGAAATGAACAGATAGTTGCTGTTCTGTGTGTCACAGAACAGGGGAAAATACCGTTAGTTGGTATTTTAACATAGCGACACCAACAACTTTTTATCTCGTGTCCAGTACTCTAATTAGAAGTAGAAAACAAATTGTTGTTTTGTTCGTATTATCAAATCAGCATCTATACCACTATTTCACCAAACTATGAAACTAGAAACAAAAAAAGAACTTCCCAAAGAACTACAATGGATAGACAAAACCTCAACCGTTTTAGATGATGTTTTTAAAATTCCAGCGACAAATGTTCGTTTTGGTCTTGACCCACTTATCGGACTTCTTCCAATGGCAGGCGACTTTGTAAGTTTTGCTATTTCTGCTTCAATGGTAGTGGCGATTGTGAGACACGGCGTAAGTTTGTCTGTATTGATGAAAATTTTAGGAAATATAACCTTTGATTATCTTATCGGACTTTTTCCCTTCTTAGGCGATTTTCTTGATGTGGCGTATAAAGCTAACCGAAAAAATGTAGATATTTTGAAAGATTATTATACTTCTGGAAATCACAAGGAATCTAGCAAGTATGTAGTTTGGTTTGTAGCGATAGGCTTCCTTGTTTTGCTTGCAGGCTTTGTAGCAGGCACTATTTATCTAACTTGGTTGGCATTGAGTAGCTTTTTTGGAGGAATACAAACAACAAACCCATAAAATCTATATTATTTGTTTTCTGTTTTTATCTAAATATTTGATTAACCTTCTCAACAAAAATCTTCATTCTTTCCAACTGCTCATTTTTCAAAACTTTAATGAGCTGTACAGACTGAACAGCATTTGTGGTAAAAATAATTTCTGAGCTTTCAAGTTGTTGTTTTGTAATAGGTTTTTCCTCAACTCGTATATCAAAATTTTCTTGGTGGTCTAACAAATAATTTCGCAACGTTCCCATAACACCACCTTCCGAAGCTGGAGGAGTGATAAAATGTAACTGATTTTTATTTGATTTGTCTAAAATAAAAACATTGGCTGCTCCTGCCTCTGCAATTCTGCCTTTATCATTCAATAAAAAAACTTCATCAGCTTGATGTTCTTTTCTGTATTTTCCAGCCAAAATATAAGATAATGCACTAGCTTTTTTGAAAGACGAAAAACGAGAAGGAAAAAGAGGTAAGTCATCAAAAAAGACATATTTTTTATTGATAGGAAGAGATAAGTTTGTTGTCAGCTTTGGGATTTCTGTCAAGACAATAACAAATTCTGATTTTGTATTTGTAGGTGTATAAAGTCCTCCCTCACTTCTAAAAACGGTTAGCCGAGTTTTAAAATCAGTTTCTGTATCTTTATTTTTTGAAGCAATGGCTGTTTTCAGAATTTCATTTTTTAGAACATCACTTTCTATTTTATCATACCCAAATGCTTGCATTCCCTTTGAAAGCCTGTTGAAATGATAATTCCACAAAGGAATATGATAGTTTTCTGAATTTTTCTTGATTACTCGTATCGTTTCAAAGAACGCATCAGAATATGAGAAAGCTCTGTTTTGAGCAGAAAAAAGAAGTGTGTTTTTATCTGTATAAACTTTTCCGTTGTGGTTGAGCATAATTTTTTAGACAATTTTTATTCCCATTACAGCAACATCATCCACTTGCTCATATTTGCCTCTCCAATCTTCAAAATGATTTTCTAACATCTGTTTTTGTTCTGAAACAGGCTTGGAAGCTAATATTTGTAGTAGATTTCTAAAGTTTTTTGTCATTAGCTTTTTACCTTTTTTTCCTCCAAACTGGTCTTGGTAACCATCACTAGAAAGATAAAATTGTGTTGGAATCGTATTTTTATTTTCGTTTAGGAGTGGAATTGTATGGTTTTGAAAAACAGGACTTGAAGTTGAGGCTGCCTCTTCTTTCTTGACATAAATCGTTCCTCCAACCGATTTTTTAGTTGCCTTAATGGTTTTGAGCTTCTCATTTTGAAAATAGTACAAAGGATTCATTGCTCCTGCATAATCTACAGAAACGAACTTGTTATTTTCTTTTCTAAAAGCCAGTACCACAGCATCCATTCCATCTTGGTCTTTCGTATCGTCTTGATGAAGAAGGTTATTGATTTGAATATGAAGATTAGCCAAAATTTGAGAGGGAGAAGTAATATTCTGATTCGTGATTTTGTGTAGAGATTCTATACCCAACATTGACATAAATGCTCCCGAAACGCCATGTCCTGTGCAGTCTGCCACACAAACAATCGTAGTATTTTCTATTTCTTTTACAAAATAAAAATCACCACTCACAATATCTTTTGGTTTGTACAAGACAAAAAAGTCATCTCCTAAAGATTGTTGCATTTCTTTTCGTGTGGGCAGAATAGCATCTTGAATGCGCTTGGCATATTTTATACTAGAGGTAATGTTGTGGTTTTGCTCATTGACAATGTCTAACGTGCTTTGTATTTCCTCATTGAGCTTGTTGGCGTATTCTGTTTTGATTTCTATTTCTTCTTTTTGTTGTTCTACTTCTTTATTTTTTTGAAGAAGTAAAATATTGGCTTTATTTTTTGCCATACGCTGACGATTAAGAACTATTGCCAAACCAAAAAATATGAAAATTATAAAAATAGCTCCCCCAATAAGGCTTTTTTGTGTGCCTAATTCTTGCTCTTGTAATTTATTTTGAGCTAACAGAAGTTGGTTTTCTTTGTCTTTTTTATCGGTTTCGTATTTAGTATTGATTTCTGTGATTTGTTTTTCTTTTTGCTCTGTAAAAATGCTATCGTTGTATTGATGTGACTTTCTCAATGCTTCAAAAGCATTTTGATAATCTTTCTTCTTTTCATAAATATCTGTAAGCGTATTATAAACCTGTAATAGAATCTGATTTGAATTAACTTCTTGTGCTATCTTGACAGCTTTCTTTACATAAAAAATAGCCAATGTATTATTTCCTAGTTTTGAATACATCATCCCCATCTGTCTATAATCATCAGCCAAAACATATTTGTAATCTAACTCTTCGTCGATTTTGGCAGCTTTTTTAAATTCTTCTAAAGCTCGCTTGTATTTTCCTTGTGAGTCGTAGAGTTGAGCCATTCCAAAATAAACGCCAGCCTCTCCTTCTTTATCCCCAATTTCTTGCTTTATTTCTAATACTTCTTTGAAAATTTGAATAGACTTGCTATAATTTCCTAATTGTTGGTGGATAATGGCAATGTTGCCCATTGAGTTTGAAATGGCACGCTTGTTTCCTGCTTTTTTCTTATAAACTAAAGATTTTTCATAATATTCTAAGGCTTTGAGAGGTTGTTCCTTTGTTGTAAAGACATTTCCTATGCTATTGAGAATATTTCCTTGTAACTTATCATCTTCTAGTTTTTCTGCTATTTCTAGTCCTTTCAGTAAGTAGTTTATTGCCTGATCGTATTTGCCTTTATATTTGTAGATTACACCTATTTTTTCCAAAACAACGCCTCTTTGAATAGTTTGGTTATTTGTCTTTTTTACTAATCGATAGGCTTCTTCGAAATAAGTAAGGGCAGAATCATATTTTCCACGTATTTCATACGAACTCCCTAAACTGCTCAGAGCAAGAATTTTAGCTGTATTATTTTTTTGTTGTTCTGCTAAATCTAATGCCTTATGAGCGTATTCTTTAGCTTTTATTGGGTCAGAATGAAGATACTCATTGGAAAGCTCAGAAAGTAATGCAATCGGAACAATATTGCTTCTGCTTCTATTTTGAGAATAGTTTTTTATCTCGTGCAGCAAGCTATCTATTTTATTTTGACAGAAAGCATTATCAACACCAAATCCAACTAAGTATAATTGTAGCAGGATTAGAAAATAAATTCCTTTTTTTAGATTTGGAGGAAGGAAAAACACTGTGTTTTTTGAATTTTAAGCAGCTAGAATAGTTTTTTTAAACAAAATACGACAAAGTAGATAAACTAACAAAATGCTAGATGGCTTTTCTTTCCTTAAAAGAGATTATTTCGTACTTTAAAAATAGAGAGCTAATTAAATTTATATCCAAACAGCCAAAAATGAGCATCAAAAAAATATTGTTACAATTAGAAATTTTACTACTTTGTCTTTTGCCTTGGACTGCATATATCCTAATGCTTTGGAATTATAGAGAATTTTCTGGTTCAATTATTCTGATAGGTTGGCTTTTTCTACTGGTTTATCAGATTATGAGTTCAGCTTTACTGCTAAATGCGAAATCAAACAATACCAAACATCAAATCATTCAGCAACTTCTAATAGGTTCTGTTTTTCTGCTTATTGCGCTGCATCAAGCCTTTACAGAAGGGTCTTTTACTCAATTTGTTTTAGAAAAAATAGTAATTGATGCTATTTGTCTGATGTTAGCTATTTTTATATTGATGCTTTTTTCTTTCGACGAACTGGGAATCACACCTCTAATTTTGGGTGGATTTCTCTACTGGGGCTGCTATCCGTTCGTAACAACCTACTTAGGAATCTTGGATGCTAAATCTACTACTTGGCTAACTTATTCTCAATTAGGAATCGCATTTTTAGTCAATCTTTATTCACAATTTAGAGTTTTGTATCGTGTCAATAAAGGAGAAATTGTATTGAATGATATTTTCGAACAAAAATACGGAGTAGCTCTAATTTTAGGACAAATATTTTTATGGTTCACTACGCCGTTTGCTATTTTGTATTTGAAAAGCCTACTCTAATATAAGTAAGAAGTTAAAGCACGTTAAACCTTAGTTTTTTTTGTAAACTAAATGAGGGATTGCAAACTTATTATTCGTCAAGTAATTTGAAAATACGACCTTTGCATATCAAACTTCCAACACAATATTATAACTTATTCACTAAATCAATTTCTTTTATCAACTTAACTATTTTATGAAACGAAGTTACACGCATTTTTTATGCGTTTTTTCCATTCTACTTTTTATTTCTACTTTCTACTCCTTTTCAGCCTTTGCTCAAGAAAATCGCTATACCCTTAGTGGAAAAATTAGAGATGCTGCTAGTGGAGAAGAACTTATTGGCGCAACCGTTTTGGTAGAAAAAATGCCAGGTACTGGCGCAGTTGCTAACGAGTATGGATTTTATTCCCTTACGCTTTCAGAGGGTAAATACAGAATTTTGGTCTCTTATATCGGATTTGAAAATCAAATTTTTGAAATTGATTTGACAAAAGATATAACGCTCAATGTAGAAATGAGTGAGGCGAGTGAGTTAAAAGAGGTTGTCGTTACAGCCGAACGAGATGCAGATGCCAACATAACCGAAGTACAGATGAGTACACAAGTATTAGAGGTAGAACAAGTTAAAAAGTTACCTGCTCTTTTAGGAGAAGTTGATGTATTGCGTACACTTACTTTGCTTCCAGGGGTACAGAGCGCTGGCGAAGGAACAGGAGGACTCTTTGTGCGTGGTGGTGCAAACGACCAAAATCTAATTCTTTTAGATGATGCCCCAGTTTATAATGCTTCTCACCTTTTGGGCTTTTTTTCAGTATTTAATCCAGATGCTATCAAAGATGTAAAGCTCTACAAAGGAGGAATTCCTGCTCAATATGGAGGACGTTTGTCGTCTATTATCGATATTCGAATGAAAAATGGAAACAATAAAAGGTTTATTGCTTCGGGTGGTGTAGGAACAGTTTCTAGTCGTTTGACTGTAGAAGCTCCTATCAATGATAAAAGTTCGTTCATTTTATCTGGACGCAGAACGTATGCAGACCAGTTTTTGAGGTTTGCTAGAGATACAGCTCTCAGACAAAATCAACTTTATTTTTATGATTTTAATGCAAAAGCGAACTACGAAATTTCAGATAAAGACCGTATTTATTTATCGGGTTATTTTGGTAGAGA
Coding sequences within it:
- a CDS encoding VOC family protein, with product MRIREITLFTNQLTEQLHFYKNVLGFQITEEDSKQFTFQAGFSTITFRKSEQKHIYHYCFLIPSNQLEFAIKWLDSRLNIIKIEGDRIIQNFESWNADSVYFYDGVGNIAEFIVRYDLENQTVNKEFDVSTILCLNEIGTPTQDIAITNTFLETEIGSKFWKGDFERFGTNGTQEGLFLLVNNEIKKEWFPTQLSTESSPFYGSFEVEKSLFKLQFRDGKLSKVGK
- a CDS encoding aminotransferase class IV, which codes for MLNHNGKVYTDKNTLLFSAQNRAFSYSDAFFETIRVIKKNSENYHIPLWNYHFNRLSKGMQAFGYDKIESDVLKNEILKTAIASKNKDTETDFKTRLTVFRSEGGLYTPTNTKSEFVIVLTEIPKLTTNLSLPINKKYVFFDDLPLFPSRFSSFKKASALSYILAGKYRKEHQADEVFLLNDKGRIAEAGAANVFILDKSNKNQLHFITPPASEGGVMGTLRNYLLDHQENFDIRVEEKPITKQQLESSEIIFTTNAVQSVQLIKVLKNEQLERMKIFVEKVNQIFR
- a CDS encoding DUF4112 domain-containing protein; the protein is MKLETKKELPKELQWIDKTSTVLDDVFKIPATNVRFGLDPLIGLLPMAGDFVSFAISASMVVAIVRHGVSLSVLMKILGNITFDYLIGLFPFLGDFLDVAYKANRKNVDILKDYYTSGNHKESSKYVVWFVAIGFLVLLAGFVAGTIYLTWLALSSFFGGIQTTNP
- a CDS encoding tetratricopeptide repeat protein: MFFLPPNLKKGIYFLILLQLYLVGFGVDNAFCQNKIDSLLHEIKNYSQNRSRSNIVPIALLSELSNEYLHSDPIKAKEYAHKALDLAEQQKNNTAKILALSSLGSSYEIRGKYDSALTYFEEAYRLVKKTNNQTIQRGVVLEKIGVIYKYKGKYDQAINYLLKGLEIAEKLEDDKLQGNILNSIGNVFTTKEQPLKALEYYEKSLVYKKKAGNKRAISNSMGNIAIIHQQLGNYSKSIQIFKEVLEIKQEIGDKEGEAGVYFGMAQLYDSQGKYKRALEEFKKAAKIDEELDYKYVLADDYRQMGMMYSKLGNNTLAIFYVKKAVKIAQEVNSNQILLQVYNTLTDIYEKKKDYQNAFEALRKSHQYNDSIFTEQKEKQITEINTKYETDKKDKENQLLLAQNKLQEQELGTQKSLIGGAIFIIFIFFGLAIVLNRQRMAKNKANILLLQKNKEVEQQKEEIEIKTEYANKLNEEIQSTLDIVNEQNHNITSSIKYAKRIQDAILPTRKEMQQSLGDDFFVLYKPKDIVSGDFYFVKEIENTTIVCVADCTGHGVSGAFMSMLGIESLHKITNQNITSPSQILANLHIQINNLLHQDDTKDQDGMDAVVLAFRKENNKFVSVDYAGAMNPLYYFQNEKLKTIKATKKSVGGTIYVKKEEAASTSSPVFQNHTIPLLNENKNTIPTQFYLSSDGYQDQFGGKKGKKLMTKNFRNLLQILASKPVSEQKQMLENHFEDWRGKYEQVDDVAVMGIKIV
- a CDS encoding AI-2E family transporter; the encoded protein is MTDNSNSSKGSNSLKLTVSSHHFLKVLLSVILITIVLYFASSVLLPLFLAIILATVLDKPNEFFMKKWKFPKWLAILCSMLLLLSICLSIGGLVVERVENISEDWDKIQQKSTEKIEKIENWSKQNLGFNPVRMASNSESLKEQIKSYLKKMAVSLATLSSQSFIILIYIVLMLAQKKMLHNFFYKIAEKDTGVMRKIIKESGKTVSHYLLGKGKVMILLFIMYYLGFLIGSVPYALFLALFAAFFSIIPYVGNLVGGGAAIILASLYSGFTAGIIVFSVVAIAQVFESYVLTPWIIGDEIELNPFMTIFSVVVFSALWGIVGAIIALPVAGVLRVIFSHTNGLEPYGYLMEKHKEKEIESY
- a CDS encoding patatin-like phospholipase family protein; translation: MSEKQLFNSTQKPIGIVLSGGGGRALVHLGIWKALEEKGIQPKKISGVSMGGIMGAMWAAGYSADETLAIFQTESWKKWLRPTWSENGMISIQKLRMLFSTYLPKTFEELHFPLTTSAFCLQTATIERFESGDLISALLASMAVPAIFSPIRIGKYDFVDSGLLENLPTQPFFKAHQQESEHFVVGIHTNPLADNFIPTSTRSVIERYFQAVGAYFVRKDEPTCDVYLEPNEIAKVKFSNTNIELAFQIGYDYAKGFLNNFDIQS